TGCGGCGGTGATTTCGCCGGGATGATTGAAGTGGGTGTTGATGTAGAGCGGATGAAAGCGTTGCAAAAGGGCGGCCAACCGGCGGGTGACCCGCATGGGCAGGGTACAGGGCACCCGGCTGCCGATCCGGATGATCTCGATGCTGGGGATCCGGCGCACTGATTCCAGGAGCTGTTCGAGCCGGTCGTCGGAAAGCAGCAGGGGGTCGCCGCCGGAGAGGAGCACGTCCCGGATTTCCGGAGTTTTGCGGAGATAGTCGAGCCCGGCGCGGATGGTGTCGTTGCTGATCCGCATCCGGTCGGTGCCCACCTTGCGTTTCCGGGTGCAGAACCGGCAGTAGACCGCGCACTGGTCATTGACCAGGAACAGGGCCCGGTCCGGATATTTATGGACCAGGTTGGGAACAGGGCTCAGATTCTCTTCATTGAGCGGGTCCTCCATGCAGACCGTGTCGTCAAGCTCCCTCGGGTCGGGAACTGCCTGGAGCCAGAAAGGGTCGCCCGGTTTCTTGATCAGGGAGAGATAATAGGGGTTGATCCGCATCGGGTAGGCGGCGGCAACCGCCTCCAGGGGGCTGGGGTCGATGTCGAACCGGGACGCCAGTTCCCGGGGCAGAACAATGCTTTTGCGTAACAGGCGTTGCCACTGGGTCATTTCATTTTTTTTGTTCGTAAATCAAATATTGATAAACTCGTAACAACCCGAAAGGCTTCAAATGCCACCCAATAAAATCAACAAGTTACAAGACGAATCACGTCCGTCGAGCGGGTTGTTGCGAGACCGACAAATGTTCGATTGTTTATATGAAGTCGTTGCGGGCGAAGCTCGGTGTCCGGGCAGGTATCCTTGCAATCTACAGTAGTTTCTCAAAGGCCTTGATATGATCGTGTTCGCCCAGGACAACCAGAATATCGTCCTGGAGAATGGTGGTGTCCGGGCCGGGGTTGAAAAGCATCTCGCCCTGGTCGCGCTTGATTGCCACCACAATGAGGTCGTGTTCCTTGCGGATATTGGTATCCTTGAGGCTTTTGCCGGCAAAGGCGGCCTTGTCCGTAACCCGCATCTCCTCCAGTCGCAGGCCGAGTTCGCCGGCGTGAACAGTGAGGTCGATGAAATCGATCACCGTGGGACGGACCAGGAGGTGGGCCATCCGGCAGGCCCCGATATAATAGGGCGAGATGACCTTGTTGGCCCCGGCCCGCAGCAGTTTGACCTCCGAACCCTCCTCGCCGCTGGACCGGGCCAGGATAAACAGGTTCGGGTTCAATCCCTTGGCCGAGAGGGTGATGTAGACATTATCGGCGTCGGAAGAGACCACGGCAATGAGCCCCTTGGCCTTTTTGATCCCGGCGGCAAGCAGCATCTCGTCGTTTGAGGCCTCGCCCTGCAAGGAGAGATAACCGAGTTCCTCGATCTGCTGGATCTGTTCCGGGTCATGTTCGATCACTGCAAAAGGGCGATTGTTTTCTTTAAGCACGCTGCAGATGACCTTGCCGATTCTGCCGAAGCCGCAGACGATGTAGTGATCTTTCAGGCGTGATACCTTTTTTTCCATTTTTTTTCTCCCTAGGATTCGCCGCAATCCCCCTTCGACCATTGCCTCGGTGATATTGCCGAACAGGTACAGGACAAAGCTCACCCCCACCACGATCAGGGCGATGGTGAATAATTTTCCGCTGGGACTCAGCGGAAAGACTTCACCGTAGCCCACGGTGGTAATGGTGATGACCGTCATGTAAAGGGCGTTGAGCATGCTGCTGCCTTCCAGCACCATGTAGCCGGTGGTGCCGACAAAGAGGATGGCGGCAAGAATTATCAGCCCGGTGACTGTTTTTCGCATCTAGGTGAACCGTTTGCGTTTGCGGGAATCGGCGCCCGGCCGGCCAGGGGGCGGAGTTGTGCCAAGGCAGTGCCCAAGTAATCATAAATATACCGGTTTTACAAGCCCTTTTCAGAGAAGCGGGACAGGGACGGCGCGTGATCAAAAGGATGGTGACGCTTGAATAAAAAAACCCCCTTCCGGCAAGTCCGGAAGGGGGCGGTGTTGTTGAGCTTTGCAGCGGGTCTAATCCGAGGCAATCACATCATCGGCCTGGGGGCCTTTTTGCCCCTGGTTGACCGTAAACTCTACCTTTTGACCTTCTTCAAGGGAGCGGAAACCACCGGTGTCCCGGATGGAAGTGAAGTGGACAAACACATCGTCTCCCTGATCCCGGGCGATGAAACCGTAGCCCTTGCTGCTGTTGAACCATTTTACCGTGCCTATTTCCCGATCTGCCATCCTGCTTAACCTCCAAAAATTGCGATACTAACGTATCATGCTGGCGGGTAACAAGCCGCCATAAGCGATTGGTTCCGGAAACAGTTCCGCAACCAGTCTTCCCTCTCGAACCCGGCCGGCCGGGTCTGAAAAAATTTCCATGGATGAACAAAAAGATCTCATCTGACTGATATCCCGTCCTTACAGCCCGGGCCGGAATCGATCCCGGCCCGGGCCTGCATTTAAAAATTACAATATGCGGGAACCCGGCAAAGCACAATACTAAAAGAATGGCAGGTTAATGGCAGGCAAAACCTAGTACTAAACCATAACAATCGAATGGTGATCCGGCGGTCTCTTCCCAGGGCCGGCAAAAGCGGAATTGAAGTGCTTCTTCTGACTTGTCTTTTATGGGAAATTATGCTACAACCCCCGTGAATCCGGAGAATATTTCATTGTGCCCGGGTGGCGGAACTGGTAGACGCAAGGGACTTAAAATCCCTCGATCCTTGTGATTGTGCGAGTTCGATTCTCGCCCCGGGCACCATTTTCGCGGCCAGATATCCCGGACCGCTTACGCTGAACAAGAGAAACCAGCGCTCCATGGAAAAATTTGAAAAACAGCAGTTGACCGATCACCTGAAGGACCTGCGGTCCTGTATCATCTACTCCCTCATCGCCTCGGCCGTGGGGTTCGCGGTTTCCTATGTCTATATCCAGGAGATCGGCGCCTGGTTCTTCAAGCCCCTGTTCGACGTCCTGCCGCCGGAATCCAGCCTTATCTTCACCTCTTACCAGGAGGCCTTTTTTTTTATCTAAAATTGGCCCTGGTCTGCGGGGTGATCCTGGGCAGCCCGGTGACATTTTTTCAGATCTGGCGTTTTGTCGCCCCGGGCCTGTATCAGCATGAAAAAAAGGCGCTGATCCCCTTTTCCCTGCTTTCAACCTGTTGTTTTACCGGCGGGGTCGCCTTTGCCTATTTTGTCGTCTTTCCGCCGGCCTTTAAGTTTCTGGTCGGCTACAGCACCGATTATCTCAACCCGATGCCAGCGGTGACCGAGTATTTTTCCCTGGCCCTGCGCCTTCTCATCGCCTTTGGCGCCATCTTCGAGCTGCCGATCGTCATGGTCTTTCTTGCCAGGCTCGGGGTGGTGAACGTCGCCTTTCTCAACCGGAATCGCAAGTATGCGGTGCTGATCAATTTTGTGATTGCAGCAATCCTGACCCCTACCCCCGATGTGGTGAACCAGATGTTGATGGGGGTGCCGCTTCTTATTCTATACGAGGTGAGCGTGGTGGCGGTGTGGCTTTTCGGCCGCCGCGGTTTTGCCGGGAGCCGGGAGCCGGAACAGGACCCTTCGGCTGATTGAGACCTTCCGTGGCCAGCGCCCCTTGCAACTTTATTCATATCGGTTAAAACGTAACTGATTACGGGAGAGATCTTTCCGGGGTTGAAAAAACAGTTAAAAAGAGGATGGAGAACCATGATCAGCGCAAGCCGTGCTAATGAAGACTTTCAACAGGCCCTGGCCATCGGCCGGCCACCCAACATTGTCAAGCTTTTTCCCAACTCCCGCGCCCTGATCGTCAGCGGCAAGGTGATTGACCGGGCCTTGATCGCCAAGGGCAAGGCAATGACCATGGCGGCCAACGGCCGCAATTGCCTGGTGATCCGTGGCGCGCTGATGGCGGCCCAGCGGGCCAATGCCGCGATGATCATCGAGATCGCCCGTTCCGAGGGTGGGGCGGATGCCTATTGCGCGGTCAATTACTGGAACATTGCCCGGATCGTCGACTCCTTCTGCAATGAGCTGGGAATAACCGTGCCAGTGGCGATCCATGCCGACCATTACGGGATCAAGAAACCCGGGGACGTTGACTTTGCCCAACAGGAGATTCCCACCCTGTTTGATGCCGGGATTACCTCCATTGCCGTTGATGCCTCCCACATGCCGGATGCGGACAACCTGGCCGCCAACATCGCCTTGAACCCCTACATCCCGAAATGGGCCGGGCTGGAGACCGAGGTGGGCGAGATCAAGGGCTCCCAGGGGCTGTCCTCGGTGGAGGAGGCCCTGTTCCTGATCCAGGGGTTGAACGCCCATGACATCTTTCCGGACTGGATCGCCCTTAACAACGGCACCACCCACGGCATTGAGGCAAGCGACCAGGGGATCCAGGTGGATCTCACCGCTGAGATCCATGCGCGGCTTGTTCCATATCAGGTGTCCGGCGCCCAGCACGGCACCTCGGGCAACAGCTCGGAGCGGCTGCGGCAAATCGCCGCCCAAACCCGGACCACCAAGGCCAATGTGGCCACGGCCCTGCAGATGATCTCCTGGGGCCTGGTGGTGAACGACTATGGCAACGCCCAAATGGATGGGGCTGGTGATTTTATCAAAAAGGAAGGTGAAGGGGTCTCGGAAGAGATGTGGCTGGAGATGGTTGGCTATGCCCGGCACAGGGGATGGAAGGGCGGTGATTTCAAGAAACTGAATCTGCCCTTTGAGACCAAGCTGATGGGCCAGCCCCGGCAGATCCGGCAACGGATGGCAACCCGGGTGGAGGAGTTTGTCCATCGGTTGCTGGTCGAGGTGTTCAATGCCCGGGACACCGCGCCCCTGGCCGTTGAGGCCATTCTTGCGGCCGGCTCCCACGATCCCGGTCCCAAGGTCGGCCGGATCGAGGATCCCGGCCAGTGGACCGAGGAGAAGTTCCGGCGCCGGGCCGGGGCGATGGACACTGACAAGGGACCGCGGGGAGATTTTGATGATTAGTTGATGACTGCCAGAGGACAGAGGACGGAGGACCCGCCTTTGCCATCCTCCTTCGCCTGATGGCTACGGCGGGCAAGCAGAGGACAGTGGACAGAGGACGGAGGACAGAGGACAGAGGACAGTGGACAGTGGACAGTAAACCAAACACCAAACACCAGGCACCAAACACCAGGCACCAGGCACCAGGCACCAGGCACTAAAAACAGTGGCCGGTGGGTGGAAGAATAAACGTTGGACGTAAGCGTTCACCAGCACCTCATCTTCGCCCATTTTGGCCTGCTCGAATAGCACCAGTATGCTTCGCAGTCCCAAATGAACGAATCTAAGCCACTGGTAAACGCTTACGGGCATGAGATTACCGTAAATCCGTACCCCCGGTGAACGGTTACTAAAAAAGATGGACCAGGAGATTGCTGAGAAATGCAAAGGGGAGGGGTGTGACACTACCCGCCGGTACAGCCCGGGATATGGAGATTTTTCTATCGCGGCCCAACCGGTATTTTTTGGGCTTGTTAAGGACGTCATGCCGGTTCTTAAAATGAGCCCGGGTTATATCCTCTCGCCTGAGAAAACGATAACAGCGATAAAAGGTGTTACTTGACGAGGCGGCTTTTGGTATATCGGAATACCGGGGACAGCCACCTGGGTAATGGGGTACTTCAGATTATAAGTTTCGTAACCGTTCGCCGGGGTCAGTTCATCGTAGCTGTTTAGGTGGGGCAGGCAGATCAAAGTGACCGGCGAAGAGACCAGTCGGCCGGCCGGCCGAAGACAGGCCGCGGTAGCACTCATGCGGTCCAGATAAAGATGAGCGGGATAAAGAGCAGGGTCAGAAAGGTGCCGACCAGCAGGCCGCCGATGGCCACTGCCCCCAGGGGCGCCAACCGTTCCAGGCCGATGGCTGAACCAAGGGCCACCGGCAGCATCCCGGCTGCCACCGCAAAGGCGGTCATCAGGACCGGCCTGGTGCGGATCCGGATACTTTCCAGCATGGCCTCTTTTTTCCCCATCCCCCGGGCTATTTTTTCCCGGGCAAAATGGATCAGCAGAATGGCGTTGTTGACAATGATCCCGGAGAGCAGGATAAAGCCCATCATTGCCGGCATGGAGACGTGATAGTTGAGCAGCAGCAGGGTCCAGGCGGCGCCGATGATGGTCAGGGGAATGGAGAGGATGATCATCAGGGAGATCCGGATGGAGTCGAAAAAGATTATCAGGGTGAAAAAGATCAGGATAACCGCAAAACCGATGGCCGTGACCATCCGGCCGGCGGAGTTCCGGAACTCCTTGATATCGCCCACCTGTTCCATGGTCACCGATGGCGGCAGGGTGGTGCCGGTGAAACCCTGGTCAAAGCTGTCCATGATATGGGAAATGGCCGTCTTCTCGCGGAACCCGTATACATTAAGGGTATAGTTGAGACCCTCCCGGCTGATGAGTCCGGGTTCAAGGTCCCGGCTGACCGTGGCCAGGGCTGCCAGGGGTATCTTTTCCCCGTTCGGGGTGTTGATAAGAACGGTGGAAAGGAGTTCGAACCGGTCCCGTTGGGCCGCCGGCAGCCAGAGCCTTACCCCGAAGTCGGTACTGTTGGCAGCGGCAAAGGTCGCAACCCGGGCGCCGCGGAGCAGGAGCTGGAGCTGGGTGATGATCTCCGAACTGTTCAGGCCGTGCAAGGCGGCCCGTTCCTGGTTGATATCAAGCTGGTAGACGATTTTATCGATATCCCAGGTGCGGGAGACCGAAACCACGCCCCGGGTTTTATACAGCGCCTTTTCCACCTGGTCCCCGGCCCGGACCAGGTCGTCAAAATCAGGGCCGGACAGCATTACATCGATGTTGGCGCGGATACTGGCCAGGGCGGTGGCCCCGTAGTCCACCACGTCCAGACGCTTGATGTTCTCGATTCCGGCAATCAGCGGCCGAAGCCGGTGTTCAATGTCCCAGATCGACTCTTCACGCTCATGGCGATTCACATAGGTGGCTGTAATGGCGATGTGGTCGCTGCCGGAGCCGCTGCCGATGCTCAAGACCCCGGCCTCGCTGCCAATGGCGGCGGAGAGCCGCTTGAGCCGGCCGTTTTCCAACAGGATCCCATTAACCTGCCGGGTGATCTCCTTGCTTGCTGCAATGGGCAGATTGG
This genomic stretch from Desulfobacterales bacterium harbors:
- a CDS encoding KamA family radical SAM protein, with the translated sequence MTQWQRLLRKSIVLPRELASRFDIDPSPLEAVAAAYPMRINPYYLSLIKKPGDPFWLQAVPDPRELDDTVCMEDPLNEENLSPVPNLVHKYPDRALFLVNDQCAVYCRFCTRKRKVGTDRMRISNDTIRAGLDYLRKTPEIRDVLLSGGDPLLLSDDRLEQLLESVRRIPSIEIIRIGSRVPCTLPMRVTRRLAALLQRFHPLYINTHFNHPGEITAAAARACTRLADAGIPMGCQTVLLKGVNDSAATLRHLFHKLLLIRVKPYYLFQGDMTRGTNHFRTPVEQGLSIMRALIGHTSGLAVPTFAVDAPGGGGKIPLLPDYVLRLDHELVFENYCGVTCSYGNVKS
- a CDS encoding potassium channel protein, which produces MRKTVTGLIILAAILFVGTTGYMVLEGSSMLNALYMTVITITTVGYGEVFPLSPSGKLFTIALIVVGVSFVLYLFGNITEAMVEGGLRRILGRKKMEKKVSRLKDHYIVCGFGRIGKVICSVLKENNRPFAVIEHDPEQIQQIEELGYLSLQGEASNDEMLLAAGIKKAKGLIAVVSSDADNVYITLSAKGLNPNLFILARSSGEEGSEVKLLRAGANKVISPYYIGACRMAHLLVRPTVIDFIDLTVHAGELGLRLEEMRVTDKAAFAGKSLKDTNIRKEHDLIVVAIKRDQGEMLFNPGPDTTILQDDILVVLGEHDHIKAFEKLL
- a CDS encoding cold-shock protein; protein product: MADREIGTVKWFNSSKGYGFIARDQGDDVFVHFTSIRDTGGFRSLEEGQKVEFTVNQGQKGPQADDVIASD
- a CDS encoding class II fructose-bisphosphate aldolase, whose amino-acid sequence is MISASRANEDFQQALAIGRPPNIVKLFPNSRALIVSGKVIDRALIAKGKAMTMAANGRNCLVIRGALMAAQRANAAMIIEIARSEGGADAYCAVNYWNIARIVDSFCNELGITVPVAIHADHYGIKKPGDVDFAQQEIPTLFDAGITSIAVDASHMPDADNLAANIALNPYIPKWAGLETEVGEIKGSQGLSSVEEALFLIQGLNAHDIFPDWIALNNGTTHGIEASDQGIQVDLTAEIHARLVPYQVSGAQHGTSGNSSERLRQIAAQTRTTKANVATALQMISWGLVVNDYGNAQMDGAGDFIKKEGEGVSEEMWLEMVGYARHRGWKGGDFKKLNLPFETKLMGQPRQIRQRMATRVEEFVHRLLVEVFNARDTAPLAVEAILAAGSHDPGPKVGRIEDPGQWTEEKFRRRAGAMDTDKGPRGDFDD